One Ensifer adhaerens genomic region harbors:
- the vapB gene encoding type II toxin-antitoxin system VapB family antitoxin produces the protein MSEQGAVFLTNRSQAIRLPRAVALPEDVKRVDIVAVGRTRIITPAGEAWDSWFDGELVTADFMVQREQPEAQEREPL, from the coding sequence ATGTCGGAACAGGGCGCAGTTTTTCTCACCAATCGTAGTCAGGCGATCCGGCTGCCGAGGGCCGTAGCGCTTCCGGAGGACGTCAAACGCGTCGATATCGTGGCGGTGGGGCGAACGCGCATCATTACACCCGCAGGCGAGGCCTGGGACAGTTGGTTCGACGGCGAGCTCGTCACAGCCGATTTCATGGTGCAGAGAGAGCAGCCGGAGGCCCAGGAACGCGAGCCACTCTGA
- a CDS encoding CoA transferase subunit A, producing MAKIVSLAEAVGDNVRDGDTVAMEGFTHLIPYAAGHEVIRQGRKDLYLVRMTPDILYDQLIGVGAARGMKFSWGGNPGVGSLHRFRDAVENQWPRPLEIEEHSHAAMANAYEAGAANLPFATLRGYIGADLPKVNPNIKSVTCPFTGEVLAAVPAIRPDVTIIHAQRADRKGNVLIEGIVGVQKEAVLAAKRSIVTVEEIVDELNPPSPNSLVLPSWAVTSVAHVPGGAFPSYAHGYYPRSNAFYIGWDEIARDRDSFTAWIKENVLDAGPEDFAKHAGNKPAKAA from the coding sequence ATGGCGAAGATCGTTTCGCTCGCCGAGGCTGTCGGCGACAATGTCAGGGATGGTGACACCGTCGCCATGGAAGGCTTCACCCATCTGATCCCCTATGCCGCGGGGCATGAGGTGATCCGCCAGGGTCGCAAGGACCTCTATCTGGTGCGCATGACGCCGGACATTCTCTATGACCAGCTGATCGGCGTGGGTGCGGCGCGTGGCATGAAGTTTTCCTGGGGCGGCAATCCCGGCGTCGGCTCGCTGCATCGCTTCCGCGACGCCGTCGAAAACCAGTGGCCGCGGCCGCTGGAGATCGAAGAGCATTCCCACGCGGCGATGGCCAACGCCTATGAGGCGGGTGCCGCCAACCTGCCGTTTGCGACGCTGCGTGGTTACATCGGCGCCGACCTGCCGAAGGTAAACCCCAACATCAAGTCGGTCACCTGCCCGTTTACCGGCGAAGTGCTTGCGGCCGTACCGGCGATCCGCCCTGACGTCACGATCATCCACGCCCAGCGCGCCGACAGGAAGGGCAACGTGCTGATCGAAGGCATCGTCGGCGTGCAGAAGGAGGCGGTTCTTGCCGCCAAGCGCTCGATCGTCACGGTCGAGGAGATCGTCGACGAGCTCAACCCACCGTCGCCCAATTCCCTCGTACTGCCGAGCTGGGCCGTCACATCGGTTGCCCACGTTCCGGGTGGCGCCTTCCCGTCCTATGCGCACGGTTACTATCCGCGCTCCAACGCCTTCTACATCGGCTGGGACGAGATCGCCCGCGACCGCGATAGCTTCACCGCCTGGATCAAGGAAAACGTGCTCGACGCCGGGCCGGAAGATTTCGCCAAGCATGCCGGCAACAAACCGGCAAAAGCGGCCTGA
- a CDS encoding CoA-transferase subunit beta, with amino-acid sequence MSDFTPTEMMTIAASRALSNDDVCFVGIGAPSAACNVARLTHAPDITLIYESGTVGTKPDVLPLSIGDGELCDTALFTVSVPEMFRYWLQGGRITTGFLGGAQIDKFANLNTTVVGPYDHPKVRLPGGGGAPEIASNCGRIFITMALSRRGFVEKLPFITSMGHGDGGDHRERLGMKTKGPTRVITDLCILEPHPQTKELTVVSIHPGVTREQIVENCGWAIRFAEHVIETPAPSELELKTLRDINARTKKAHQGDKEAA; translated from the coding sequence ATGAGCGATTTTACCCCCACCGAAATGATGACCATCGCCGCTTCCCGGGCGCTCTCCAACGACGACGTCTGCTTCGTTGGCATCGGCGCGCCCTCGGCCGCCTGCAACGTCGCGCGGCTGACGCATGCACCCGATATCACGCTGATCTACGAGAGCGGCACGGTCGGCACCAAGCCGGATGTGCTGCCGCTTTCGATCGGCGATGGCGAACTCTGCGACACGGCCCTTTTCACCGTGTCGGTGCCGGAGATGTTCCGCTACTGGCTGCAGGGCGGGCGTATCACGACAGGCTTCCTCGGTGGCGCCCAGATCGACAAGTTCGCGAACCTCAACACCACGGTCGTCGGCCCCTATGACCACCCGAAGGTGCGTCTGCCCGGTGGTGGCGGCGCTCCGGAGATTGCCTCCAATTGCGGCCGCATCTTCATCACCATGGCGCTCTCCAGGCGCGGCTTCGTCGAGAAGCTGCCCTTCATTACCTCCATGGGCCACGGCGACGGTGGCGACCACCGCGAACGGTTGGGCATGAAGACCAAGGGACCGACGCGCGTCATCACCGACCTCTGCATCCTGGAGCCGCATCCGCAAACCAAGGAACTGACCGTCGTTTCGATCCATCCCGGCGTCACGCGCGAGCAGATCGTCGAGAATTGCGGCTGGGCGATCAGGTTCGCCGAGCACGTGATCGAGACGCCGGCCCCGTCCGAACTCGAACTCAAGACCCTTCGTGACATCAACGCTCGCACCAAGAAGGCGCATCAGGGCGACAAGGAGGCTGCGTGA
- the pcaF gene encoding 3-oxoadipyl-CoA thiolase — MAEAFICDYIRTPIGRFGGSLSSVRADDLGAVPLRALMERNADVDWDAVDDVIFGCANQAGEDNRNVARMSLLLAGLPVGVTGTTINRLCGSGMDAVITAARAIKSGEAELMIAGGVESMSRAPFVMPKADAAFSRNAEIYDTTIGWRFINPLMKKQYGVDSMPETGENVAADFHVSREDQDAFAVRSQAKAAAAQANGRLAKEIVSVTIPQRKGEPVIVDRDEHPRATTMEVLAKLGTPFRQEGGTVTAGNASGVNDGATALIIASEAAAKKYGLRPIARILGGATAGVPPRIMGFGPAPASKKLMARLGLTQAQFDVIELNEAFASQGLATLRDLGIADDDPRVNRNGGAIALGHPLGMSGARVTGTAALELHETGGRYSLSTMCIGVGQGIAVALERV, encoded by the coding sequence ATGGCCGAGGCTTTCATCTGCGACTACATCCGCACCCCGATCGGCCGGTTCGGCGGCTCACTCTCATCGGTCAGGGCCGACGATCTCGGCGCGGTCCCACTTCGCGCCCTGATGGAGCGTAATGCCGATGTCGACTGGGACGCCGTCGACGACGTGATCTTCGGCTGTGCCAACCAGGCGGGCGAGGACAACCGCAACGTCGCCCGCATGTCACTGCTCCTGGCCGGCCTGCCGGTCGGCGTCACCGGCACGACGATCAACCGGCTTTGCGGCTCCGGCATGGATGCGGTCATCACGGCAGCCCGCGCCATCAAATCGGGCGAAGCCGAGCTGATGATCGCCGGTGGCGTCGAGAGCATGTCACGCGCGCCCTTCGTGATGCCGAAGGCCGATGCCGCCTTCTCCCGCAACGCCGAAATCTACGACACGACCATCGGCTGGCGCTTCATCAATCCCCTGATGAAGAAGCAATATGGCGTCGATTCGATGCCAGAGACGGGCGAGAACGTCGCGGCTGACTTTCACGTCAGCCGCGAAGACCAGGATGCGTTTGCTGTGCGCAGCCAGGCAAAGGCAGCGGCTGCGCAGGCCAATGGCCGGCTGGCGAAAGAGATCGTTTCGGTGACGATCCCGCAGCGCAAGGGCGAGCCCGTTATTGTCGATCGCGACGAGCACCCGCGCGCGACGACGATGGAGGTGCTTGCCAAGCTCGGCACGCCCTTCAGACAAGAAGGCGGCACGGTGACCGCCGGCAACGCCTCCGGCGTCAACGATGGCGCAACGGCCCTGATCATCGCCTCGGAAGCGGCAGCGAAGAAATACGGCCTCAGGCCGATCGCCCGCATCCTCGGTGGGGCTACCGCCGGCGTACCGCCGCGCATCATGGGCTTCGGCCCGGCTCCAGCATCGAAGAAGCTGATGGCCCGCCTCGGTCTCACGCAGGCGCAATTCGACGTGATCGAACTCAACGAGGCCTTCGCCTCGCAAGGGCTCGCCACGCTTCGCGACCTCGGCATTGCCGACGACGACCCGCGCGTTAACCGCAACGGCGGCGCGATCGCACTCGGCCACCCCCTCGGCATGTCTGGCGCCCGCGTCACCGGCACGGCGGCACTCGAACTGCACGAGACCGGTGGGCGCTATTCGCTGTCGACCATGTGCATCGGCGTCGGCCAGGGCATCGCCGTAGCGCTGGAACGGGTCTGA
- a CDS encoding NCS1 family nucleobase:cation symporter-1, which yields MAVRDPSPSLYNEDLAPAEERRWGAFSIFNVWTSDVHSLWGYYLAASLFLLCGSFINFVIAIGIGSLVIFFLMSLVGNAGVRTGVPFPVLARASFGTFGANVPALVRAVVACFWYGAQTAAASGAIVALLIRNESMLAFHQNSHMLGHSTLEVICYVVVWSLQLLIIQRGMETVRKFQDWAGPAVWIMMLILAVYLIVKSGTFSFGSEIPRDVLVEKTKDAGVPWEPGSFPALAAVAATWITYFAALYLNFCDFSRYATDVKTLRKGNLWGLPINLLAFCLVAGVTTTAAFAVYGEVLLHPDQISAKFDSWFLALLAALTFAVATLGINVVANFVSPAFDFANVFPRQINFKRGGYIAALIALILYPFAPWETGAAHFVNFIGSTMGPIFGVMMVDYYLIRRGQLNVEALYHEDGEFRFQGGWHGSAFIAFAIGALFSSILPTFTNILPAWWGIYGWFFGVAIGGAIYYVLRIGARKPAFAA from the coding sequence ATGGCAGTACGCGATCCGTCGCCCTCGTTGTACAACGAGGATCTGGCACCGGCCGAGGAGCGCCGGTGGGGCGCTTTCAGCATCTTCAATGTGTGGACATCCGACGTGCATAGCCTGTGGGGATACTACCTCGCAGCAAGCCTGTTCCTGCTCTGCGGCAGCTTCATAAACTTCGTCATCGCGATCGGCATCGGCTCGCTGGTGATCTTCTTCCTGATGAGCCTTGTCGGCAATGCGGGCGTACGCACCGGCGTGCCCTTCCCCGTTCTCGCCCGCGCCTCTTTCGGTACCTTCGGCGCCAACGTTCCGGCGCTGGTGCGCGCCGTCGTCGCCTGTTTCTGGTACGGCGCCCAGACAGCGGCTGCCTCCGGCGCGATCGTGGCGCTTCTCATTCGCAACGAAAGCATGCTGGCCTTCCATCAAAACAGCCACATGCTCGGCCACTCGACGCTTGAGGTCATCTGCTACGTCGTCGTCTGGTCGCTGCAATTGCTTATCATCCAGCGCGGCATGGAGACCGTTCGCAAATTCCAGGATTGGGCAGGCCCGGCCGTCTGGATCATGATGCTGATCCTTGCCGTCTACCTGATCGTCAAATCAGGGACGTTCTCCTTCGGTTCGGAAATCCCGCGCGACGTGCTCGTCGAAAAGACCAAGGACGCAGGCGTTCCGTGGGAGCCCGGCAGCTTCCCGGCGCTGGCCGCGGTCGCCGCCACCTGGATCACCTACTTCGCAGCGCTCTATCTGAACTTCTGCGACTTCTCGCGCTATGCAACCGACGTGAAGACGCTACGCAAGGGCAATCTCTGGGGCCTGCCGATCAACCTGCTCGCCTTCTGCCTGGTCGCCGGCGTGACGACGACCGCCGCCTTTGCCGTCTATGGCGAAGTGCTGCTGCATCCGGACCAGATTTCGGCGAAATTCGACAGCTGGTTCCTGGCGCTGCTTGCAGCCCTTACCTTCGCCGTCGCGACGCTCGGCATCAACGTGGTGGCGAACTTCGTGTCGCCGGCCTTCGACTTTGCCAACGTCTTTCCGCGGCAGATCAACTTCAAGCGCGGCGGCTACATTGCGGCGCTGATTGCGCTCATCCTCTATCCGTTCGCCCCTTGGGAAACGGGGGCTGCGCATTTCGTCAACTTCATCGGCTCGACGATGGGGCCGATCTTCGGGGTGATGATGGTGGATTATTATTTGATCCGCCGCGGCCAGCTGAATGTCGAAGCACTCTATCACGAGGACGGCGAGTTCCGCTTCCAGGGCGGCTGGCACGGCAGCGCCTTTATCGCCTTTGCCATCGGCGCGCTGTTCTCCTCGATCCTGCCGACCTTCACCAACATCCTGCCCGCCTGGTGGGGAATCTATGGCTGGTTCTTCGGCGTCGCCATCGGCGGGGCGATCTACTACGTCTTAAGGATCGGCGCACGCAAGCCGGCCTTTGCGGCCTAG
- a CDS encoding IclR family transcriptional regulator produces the protein MRETDFVSGFARGLAVIEAFDETRPKLSIAEASKITGLDRATVRRSLLTLSELGYADYDGKFFALTPKILRLGHAYLSATPLPTIIQPYLDQLSDRAGQSASASVLDGTEIVYIARASQKRVMSINLTTGSRLPAYCASMGRVWLAALPEHEAREILARSNLKANTPYTKTDPEDLIAEFRRVRDQGYALIDQELELGLCSIAVPLENDRGRIVAALNIGAPAAHVAAAEMVERYLPLLKETQAALRLVLR, from the coding sequence ATGCGTGAAACGGACTTCGTCAGCGGCTTTGCGCGCGGGTTGGCAGTGATCGAAGCCTTCGATGAAACCCGGCCGAAACTGTCGATCGCCGAGGCGTCAAAGATTACCGGGCTTGACCGGGCGACGGTGCGCCGGTCGCTGCTGACCCTCTCCGAGCTCGGCTATGCAGACTATGACGGCAAGTTCTTCGCGCTGACGCCGAAGATCCTGCGCCTTGGCCATGCCTATCTCTCGGCAACGCCGCTGCCGACGATCATCCAACCTTATCTCGACCAATTGTCCGACCGCGCCGGGCAGAGCGCCTCGGCCTCGGTCTTGGATGGAACCGAGATCGTCTACATCGCCCGCGCCTCGCAAAAGCGGGTGATGTCGATCAACCTGACGACGGGGTCGCGCCTGCCGGCCTATTGCGCCTCCATGGGGCGGGTATGGCTCGCGGCACTGCCGGAGCATGAGGCACGAGAGATCCTTGCCCGATCGAACCTCAAGGCAAACACGCCCTATACGAAGACCGATCCGGAGGACCTGATCGCCGAGTTTCGCCGTGTGCGCGACCAGGGCTATGCGTTGATTGATCAGGAACTCGAACTCGGTCTCTGTTCGATCGCAGTGCCGCTCGAAAACGACCGCGGCCGGATCGTTGCGGCGCTAAACATCGGCGCGCCGGCAGCCCACGTGGCCGCAGCGGAGATGGTTGAGCGTTACCTGCCGCTGCTCAAGGAAACGCAAGCGGCGCTCCGGCTGGTGCTGAGATAA
- a CDS encoding sulfite oxidase-like oxidoreductase produces the protein MTDDAHPPETKLTTTKRRWAADGKFLTGRIVRPEDERLPPGQHLVKDWPVLDLGQQPIIRTESWRLDITGHVEHPLSLDWATFKALPQSHRLSDMHCVTTWSRYDNRWQGVTTRDLLDQVMPKAEASHVMLTSYDGYTTNMPLADFASEDAILATEWEGQPIGRTHGGPMRLVVPHLYLWKSAKWLTRIDFREGDMPGFWERNGYHMRGDPWREERYSDD, from the coding sequence ATGACCGACGACGCGCATCCGCCGGAAACCAAGCTCACGACGACGAAGCGGCGCTGGGCCGCCGATGGCAAGTTCCTGACGGGGCGGATCGTGCGCCCCGAGGACGAGCGCCTTCCGCCCGGGCAACACCTGGTCAAGGACTGGCCGGTGCTCGACCTCGGCCAGCAGCCGATCATCCGGACGGAAAGCTGGCGGCTCGATATCACCGGCCACGTCGAGCATCCGCTGTCGCTCGACTGGGCCACCTTCAAGGCGTTGCCGCAGAGCCACCGTCTCTCCGACATGCATTGCGTGACGACGTGGTCGCGCTACGACAACCGCTGGCAAGGCGTGACCACACGTGATCTGCTCGACCAGGTGATGCCGAAGGCCGAGGCGAGCCATGTCATGCTGACGAGTTATGACGGCTACACCACGAACATGCCGCTTGCGGATTTCGCCTCCGAAGACGCGATCCTTGCGACCGAATGGGAGGGCCAACCGATCGGCCGCACCCATGGCGGACCGATGCGGCTCGTCGTTCCGCATCTTTATCTGTGGAAGAGTGCCAAGTGGCTGACGCGTATCGATTTTCGCGAAGGCGACATGCCCGGCTTCTGGGAGCGGAACGGCTACCACATGCGTGGCGACCCGTGGCGCGAGGAGCGCTATTCGGACGACTGA
- a CDS encoding sterol desaturase family protein, whose amino-acid sequence MKAERRATVSRLGQVVRLVLGYLSWPLVFFGGLLGAYYAFASAEPMVGLVGVYAAAVFILFLLERYIPYERGWLQSDGETVNDIGHTLATKGLLQAAGLIAAVFPMYAANILQPLAALKFGLWPSDWPMVFQVAIAVVVAEFGLYWSHRIAHEKLFFWRFHALHHSVVRLWVINTGRFHVADSLFKIAMSQIPLYCLGAPLHVFWWLGAVTAFMGILTHCNVDMRTGPFDYLFSTPRLHRWHHSKDLREGNMNYGENVVVWDLLFGTYYNPDRPSSTNIGIKGQIARGFLAQLAQPFTKNGVREILGLPKKSS is encoded by the coding sequence ATGAAGGCAGAGCGCAGAGCCACCGTGTCGAGGCTCGGACAGGTTGTCAGATTAGTGCTTGGGTATCTGTCCTGGCCGCTGGTGTTTTTCGGTGGACTGCTCGGCGCCTACTACGCGTTCGCGAGCGCAGAGCCGATGGTCGGTTTAGTGGGGGTCTATGCGGCTGCCGTCTTCATCCTGTTTCTTCTAGAACGCTACATTCCCTACGAGCGGGGCTGGCTTCAGTCGGATGGCGAAACGGTGAACGATATCGGCCACACGCTGGCGACGAAGGGCCTGCTGCAGGCGGCTGGCCTGATCGCCGCCGTCTTTCCCATGTATGCCGCCAACATCCTGCAGCCGCTCGCAGCGCTCAAGTTTGGTCTCTGGCCATCGGATTGGCCGATGGTGTTTCAGGTGGCTATCGCCGTGGTCGTTGCCGAATTCGGCCTCTATTGGTCGCATCGGATCGCCCACGAAAAGCTGTTCTTCTGGCGGTTTCACGCGCTGCATCACAGCGTCGTTCGGCTCTGGGTCATCAATACCGGCCGCTTCCACGTGGCCGATTCGCTGTTCAAGATCGCCATGAGCCAGATCCCGCTCTATTGCCTGGGCGCTCCGTTGCACGTTTTCTGGTGGCTCGGCGCGGTCACGGCCTTCATGGGCATTCTTACCCATTGCAACGTCGATATGCGCACCGGCCCCTTCGACTATCTCTTCAGCACGCCGCGGCTGCACCGCTGGCATCACTCGAAGGATCTTCGCGAGGGCAACATGAACTACGGCGAGAACGTCGTGGTCTGGGACCTTTTGTTCGGCACATACTACAACCCTGACCGTCCGTCCTCCACTAACATCGGCATCAAGGGCCAGATAGCCCGAGGCTTCCTGGCACAACTGGCGCAGCCCTTCACCAAGAACGGCGTTCGCGAAATCCTCGGCCTCCCGAAGAAAAGCTCATGA
- a CDS encoding TetR/AcrR family transcriptional regulator, with product MPQRLKQEVRERLLTAAAAVFAEQGFEKARLTDVAERAGTSSSNIYKYVADKEALFYEIVTPALAGRLLRLLRARVRELRSIGNWLQADASGSERAGALLSFWIEQRLVVLILLRGADGTRYAHVRKLMIREMVRLASGYLTDKGGEQALTPLMGFMLERTFTRTLDTIADTLSEYSDAPSIQSAISLFWRYQLAGLQSLLDPDALGGDRQAFTGPDQSSE from the coding sequence ATGCCCCAGCGCCTGAAGCAGGAAGTGCGCGAGCGTCTGCTTACGGCAGCGGCAGCGGTGTTTGCCGAGCAAGGGTTCGAAAAGGCGCGGCTGACCGATGTGGCGGAACGGGCGGGTACGAGTTCGAGCAACATCTACAAGTACGTCGCCGACAAGGAAGCGCTGTTTTATGAGATCGTGACACCGGCGCTCGCCGGGCGATTGTTGCGCCTGCTGCGCGCCCGTGTACGAGAACTGCGATCGATCGGCAATTGGCTGCAGGCCGATGCTTCCGGATCCGAACGTGCCGGGGCGCTGCTGTCCTTCTGGATCGAACAGCGGCTCGTGGTCCTCATCCTGCTTCGCGGCGCTGACGGCACGCGCTACGCCCATGTCCGCAAGCTGATGATCCGGGAGATGGTGCGGCTGGCTTCCGGCTACCTGACCGACAAGGGCGGCGAGCAGGCCCTGACGCCTTTGATGGGTTTCATGCTCGAGCGAACCTTCACTCGAACGCTGGACACCATTGCCGATACGCTCAGCGAATACAGCGACGCCCCATCGATCCAGTCGGCCATTTCGCTCTTCTGGCGCTACCAGCTTGCGGGGCTGCAATCGCTTCTGGACCCGGACGCGTTGGGCGGTGATCGTCAAGCCTTCACAGGCCCCGATCAGTCGTCCGAATAG
- a CDS encoding amidase translates to MRAPNPEFSQQETDDFSALDATEQARLVSTGQASPLELVDAAIRRIKRIEPHVNALASTGFDQARKCAGALRPHADMPFPGVPTLLKDLLAYPGHPAGFGSRLFKGQLAQGGSDYTDAIDKAGLIVLGKTTTSEFGLLGTTETLAHGATRNPWNYALSTGGSSGGAVAAVASGMVPIAHASDGGGSIRGPSSFCGLFGFKPSRDRTVNAGLPPAIPTARLISDHCVSRSVRDSALWLAATERQDLTRPMPAIDDMRCGPQKRLRIGVYRHDVFGRGVSEAVEDALNAAITLCTVLGHEVVECAGPDVNAQETSRAFFNLTGTVLSGLFDQVAAAMGGAFDETLFEPYTVELVRRARRLPEAAIMEAIGATKRAEASANQTISGYDVLLSPTVPFTAFPLGTQGPTEDAVQLIAFTERLAGFTNVASFAGWPAMSVPLCWSRERLPVGCHFAAATGEDALLFSLAFQLEEAAPWQPRLTELAERLACPSA, encoded by the coding sequence ATGCGCGCGCCGAATCCCGAATTTTCGCAACAGGAAACGGACGACTTTTCCGCGCTGGACGCAACGGAACAGGCGCGCCTCGTCTCGACGGGCCAAGCCTCGCCGCTCGAACTCGTCGATGCCGCCATCCGGCGCATCAAGCGGATCGAGCCGCACGTCAACGCCCTTGCATCCACGGGTTTCGACCAAGCGCGCAAGTGCGCCGGAGCTCTTCGGCCGCACGCGGACATGCCGTTCCCGGGCGTACCGACCCTGCTCAAGGATCTGCTTGCCTATCCCGGCCATCCGGCCGGCTTCGGCTCTCGCCTCTTCAAGGGACAGCTCGCCCAAGGCGGATCGGATTACACGGACGCAATCGACAAGGCCGGTCTGATCGTTCTTGGAAAGACGACCACATCGGAGTTCGGTCTGCTCGGCACCACCGAAACCCTCGCCCATGGCGCGACGCGCAACCCCTGGAATTATGCCCTTTCGACCGGCGGCTCGTCCGGCGGCGCGGTGGCGGCCGTTGCCTCCGGCATGGTGCCGATCGCCCACGCGTCCGACGGCGGCGGCTCGATCCGTGGCCCCTCCTCCTTCTGCGGGCTTTTCGGCTTCAAGCCGAGCCGGGACCGCACGGTGAATGCCGGCCTGCCGCCGGCGATACCGACGGCGCGGCTGATCAGCGACCATTGCGTCAGCCGTTCCGTGCGCGACAGCGCCTTGTGGCTGGCGGCGACCGAGCGGCAGGACCTGACGCGACCAATGCCTGCGATCGACGATATGCGCTGCGGCCCGCAGAAGAGGCTGCGCATCGGCGTCTATCGCCATGATGTTTTCGGGCGCGGCGTGTCTGAAGCGGTCGAGGACGCGCTCAACGCAGCGATCACGTTGTGCACGGTTTTGGGGCACGAGGTCGTCGAATGCGCGGGGCCTGACGTCAACGCGCAGGAAACCAGCCGCGCCTTTTTCAATCTGACCGGGACCGTTCTGTCCGGCCTGTTCGACCAGGTCGCGGCCGCAATGGGCGGCGCCTTCGACGAGACCTTGTTCGAGCCCTACACGGTCGAGCTCGTCCGCCGCGCCAGGCGGCTGCCGGAGGCGGCAATCATGGAGGCGATCGGCGCGACGAAGAGGGCCGAGGCGAGCGCAAATCAGACGATCTCCGGCTATGACGTGCTGCTTTCGCCCACCGTCCCCTTCACGGCCTTTCCGCTGGGGACGCAAGGACCGACCGAGGATGCAGTCCAACTCATCGCGTTTACGGAACGCCTCGCCGGGTTCACCAATGTGGCGTCCTTTGCCGGATGGCCCGCCATGTCGGTGCCGCTTTGCTGGTCGCGCGAGCGGCTGCCGGTCGGCTGCCATTTCGCTGCAGCAACGGGCGAGGACGCGTTGCTCTTCTCGCTCGCCTTCCAGTTGGAAGAAGCTGCCCCCTGGCAACCAAGGCTCACCGAGCTTGCAGAAAGGCTCGCATGCCCCAGCGCCTGA